A window of Roseovarius sp. THAF27 contains these coding sequences:
- the hemA gene encoding 5-aminolevulinate synthase, whose amino-acid sequence MDYTAKLDIALNRLHEEGRYRTFIDIERTNGQYPHATWKRPDGGEQPITVWCGNDYLGMGQHPVVLAAMHEALDATGAGSGGTRNISGTTVYHKRLEAELADLHGKEAALLFTSAYIANDATLSTLPKLFPGLIIYSDSLNHASMIEGIRRNGGSKRIFRHNDLDHLREMMAADDPAAPKLIAFESIYSMDGDFGPIEAVCDIADEFGALTYLDEVHAVGMYGPRGGGVAERDRLTHRIDIINGTLAKAFGVMGGYIAASEKMCDAVRSYAPGFIFTTSLPPAVAAGAAASVAHLKHDQDLRDRHQTQAGILKLRLKGLGLPIIDHGTHIVPVIVGDPVHTKKLSDMLLERYGIYVQPINFPTVPRGTERLRFTPSPVHGPREMDHLVNAMDELWSHCALNRAELSA is encoded by the coding sequence GTGGATTACACTGCCAAGCTCGATATCGCCTTGAACCGACTTCACGAGGAAGGGCGGTACCGCACCTTCATCGATATCGAGCGGACGAATGGCCAGTACCCGCACGCGACTTGGAAGCGGCCCGACGGGGGCGAGCAGCCGATCACCGTCTGGTGCGGCAACGACTATCTCGGGATGGGGCAGCACCCTGTCGTCCTGGCGGCGATGCACGAGGCGCTCGATGCCACCGGCGCAGGGTCGGGCGGCACGCGCAACATCTCGGGCACGACGGTCTATCACAAGCGGCTGGAGGCCGAACTGGCGGACCTGCACGGCAAGGAAGCGGCGCTGCTGTTCACCTCGGCCTATATCGCCAACGATGCCACGCTATCGACGCTGCCGAAGCTGTTTCCCGGGCTGATCATCTATTCGGACTCGCTGAACCACGCCTCGATGATCGAGGGCATTCGCCGCAACGGCGGGTCCAAGCGGATTTTCCGGCACAACGACCTGGACCATCTGCGCGAGATGATGGCGGCGGACGATCCCGCGGCGCCGAAGCTGATCGCCTTCGAATCGATCTATTCGATGGATGGCGATTTCGGCCCGATCGAGGCGGTCTGCGACATTGCGGACGAGTTCGGCGCGCTGACCTACCTGGACGAGGTGCACGCGGTGGGCATGTACGGACCCCGCGGCGGCGGCGTGGCCGAACGCGACCGGCTGACCCACCGGATCGACATCATCAACGGCACGCTGGCCAAGGCGTTCGGCGTGATGGGCGGCTATATCGCCGCGAGCGAGAAAATGTGCGATGCGGTAAGGTCTTATGCGCCGGGCTTCATCTTTACCACGTCGCTGCCGCCGGCCGTCGCCGCCGGTGCGGCCGCGTCGGTTGCGCATCTCAAGCACGATCAGGACCTGCGCGACCGGCACCAGACCCAGGCCGGTATCCTGAAGCTGCGGTTGAAGGGGCTGGGCCTGCCGATCATCGACCACGGCACGCATATCGTGCCGGTGATCGTGGGCGATCCGGTGCACACCAAGAAACTGTCGGACATGCTGCTGGAGCGCTACGGCATCTACGTGCAGCCGATCAATTTCCCGACCGTGCCGCGCGGCACCGAGCGGCTGCGCTTTACCCCCTCGCCGGTGCATGGCCCGCGCGAGATGGACCATCTGGTTAACGCGATGGATGAACTCTGGAGTCATTGCGCGCTGAATCGTGCCGAACTGTCAGCATAA
- a CDS encoding dipeptidase: protein MSLDAILTRIDDQLPDAMDRLTDLLRIPSISTDPAFKQPTEDAADWLVADLQSLGIKAEKRPTTGHPMVVGHADGPKGGTGPHLLFYGHYDVQPVDPLELWKTDPFDPQIQDTDAGKVIRGRGASDDKGQLMTFVEACRAYKHVTGEMPCRITFFFEGEEESGSPSLIPFMKENAQELQADLALICDTSMVAPGVPSIASQLRGMMKDEFTIHGPRIDLHSGHYGGPALNPLREISRLIASFHDDTGRVAVDGFYDGVQEVPAELLRQWESCGFDEKEYLSSVGFTQAHGEEGYSTLVQQWARPTLEINGLWGGYQGAGTKTVIPAEAHCKLTCRLVDDMDPDALRENIRKHVEDRLSPDARVTWNDDLDGSPAAKMNIDRPEFEAARQALSDEWNREAVFNAMGGSIPIAGFFKEILSLDSMLIGFAQEDDAIHSPNEKYNVESFHKGTRSWARVLDRLSR, encoded by the coding sequence ATGTCCCTCGACGCCATCCTCACCCGTATCGACGACCAGTTGCCCGACGCGATGGACCGCCTGACGGATCTCCTGCGCATCCCTTCCATTTCCACCGATCCGGCCTTCAAGCAGCCCACCGAGGACGCCGCCGACTGGCTGGTCGCCGACCTGCAAAGCCTGGGCATCAAGGCCGAGAAGCGCCCCACCACCGGCCACCCCATGGTGGTGGGCCACGCCGACGGACCCAAGGGCGGCACCGGCCCGCACCTCCTGTTCTATGGCCATTACGACGTCCAACCCGTCGACCCGCTTGAGCTGTGGAAGACCGACCCCTTCGATCCGCAGATCCAGGACACCGACGCAGGCAAGGTCATCCGCGGCCGCGGCGCCTCGGACGACAAGGGCCAGCTCATGACCTTCGTTGAGGCCTGCCGCGCCTATAAACACGTCACCGGCGAAATGCCCTGCCGCATCACCTTCTTCTTCGAGGGCGAAGAGGAATCGGGCTCGCCCTCTCTCATCCCCTTCATGAAGGAAAACGCCCAAGAGCTTCAGGCCGATCTCGCGCTGATCTGCGATACCTCGATGGTCGCCCCCGGCGTGCCCTCCATCGCGTCACAGCTGCGCGGCATGATGAAGGACGAATTCACCATCCACGGCCCCCGCATCGACCTGCACTCGGGGCATTACGGCGGCCCGGCCCTGAATCCGCTGCGGGAAATCTCGCGCCTCATCGCCTCGTTCCACGACGACACCGGGCGCGTTGCCGTCGACGGCTTCTACGACGGCGTGCAAGAGGTTCCCGCCGAGCTTCTGCGCCAATGGGAAAGCTGCGGCTTCGACGAAAAGGAATACCTGTCCTCGGTCGGCTTCACCCAGGCGCATGGCGAGGAAGGCTACAGCACGCTCGTCCAGCAATGGGCTCGGCCCACGCTGGAAATCAACGGTCTCTGGGGCGGCTACCAGGGCGCTGGCACCAAGACGGTGATCCCCGCCGAGGCGCATTGCAAGCTGACCTGCCGGCTGGTCGATGACATGGACCCCGACGCCCTGCGCGAGAACATTCGCAAGCATGTCGAGGACCGCCTGTCGCCCGACGCCCGCGTCACCTGGAACGACGATCTCGACGGCTCGCCGGCGGCGAAGATGAACATCGACCGCCCCGAATTCGAGGCCGCCCGCCAGGCGTTGTCCGATGAATGGAACCGCGAGGCGGTCTTTAATGCGATGGGCGGCTCGATCCCCATCGCCGGCTTCTTCAAGGAAATCCTGTCGCTCGATTCCATGCTGATCGGCTTTGCCCAGGAAGACGACGCGATCCATTCGCCCAACGAGAAATACAACGTCGAGAGCTTTCACAAGGGCACCCGCAGCTGGGCGCGCGTGCTCGACCGGCTGTCGCGCTAA
- the tgt gene encoding tRNA guanosine(34) transglycosylase Tgt: protein MTNGFAFELGATDGQARTGVIRTPRGEVRTPAFMPVGTAATVKAMMPESVRETGADILLGNTYHLMLRPTAERIDALGGLHRFMNWERPILTDSGGFQVMSLAGLRKLTEAGVTFKSHIDGSKHELTPERSMEIQRLLGSDIVMCFDECPALPASDDEVARAMRLSMRWAARSKDAFGDRPGHALFGIMQGGVTQALREESARALVDIGFDGYAVGGLAVGEGQTAMFGVLDYATGYLPEDKPRYLMGVGKPDDIVGAVKRGVDMMDCVLPSRSGRTGQVFTRRGVLNIKNARHQDDPRPLDEACTCPACRNYSRAYLHHVFRSQEIISSMLLTWHNLHYYQEIMAGMREAIAEGRFAAWEAEFHAGRAEGDIPPI, encoded by the coding sequence ATGACGAACGGGTTCGCTTTCGAGCTGGGCGCAACGGACGGGCAGGCGCGGACGGGGGTGATCCGCACGCCGCGCGGCGAGGTGCGCACGCCGGCCTTCATGCCGGTGGGGACCGCCGCCACGGTCAAGGCGATGATGCCTGAAAGCGTGCGCGAGACCGGGGCGGATATCCTGTTGGGCAACACCTATCACCTGATGTTGCGCCCCACGGCGGAGCGGATCGACGCCCTGGGCGGCTTGCATCGGTTCATGAACTGGGAGCGGCCCATTCTGACCGACAGTGGCGGGTTCCAGGTGATGAGCCTGGCGGGGTTGCGCAAGCTGACCGAGGCGGGGGTCACCTTCAAGAGCCATATCGACGGGTCGAAACACGAGCTGACCCCCGAGCGGTCGATGGAGATCCAGCGCCTGTTGGGCAGCGATATCGTGATGTGTTTCGACGAATGCCCCGCGCTGCCGGCGAGCGACGACGAGGTGGCGCGGGCAATGCGCCTGTCGATGCGGTGGGCGGCGCGGTCGAAGGACGCGTTCGGGGACCGGCCCGGCCATGCGCTTTTCGGGATCATGCAGGGCGGCGTGACGCAGGCGCTGCGCGAGGAAAGCGCCAGGGCTCTGGTGGATATCGGGTTTGACGGTTACGCGGTGGGCGGCCTGGCCGTGGGCGAGGGGCAGACGGCGATGTTCGGCGTGCTGGACTATGCCACCGGGTATCTGCCCGAGGACAAGCCGCGCTACCTGATGGGGGTGGGCAAGCCCGACGACATCGTGGGCGCGGTGAAGCGCGGGGTGGACATGATGGATTGCGTGCTGCCGTCGCGGTCGGGGCGGACGGGGCAGGTGTTCACCCGGCGCGGCGTGCTGAACATCAAGAACGCGCGGCACCAGGACGACCCGCGCCCCCTGGACGAGGCCTGCACCTGTCCGGCCTGCCGCAACTATTCGCGCGCTTACCTGCATCACGTGTTTCGCAGCCAGGAGATCATCAGTTCGATGCTGCTGACCTGGCACAACCTGCATTACTACCAGGAGATCATGGCGGGGATGCGCGAGGCCATCGCCGAGGGCCGGTTCGCCGCCTGGGAAGCTGAGTTTCACGCCGGGCGGGCCGAGGGGGATATCCCGCCGATTTGA
- a CDS encoding alpha/beta fold hydrolase: MPIPGFRHATAQLNGTRIAYSIGGSGPPLLLLHGFPQTRALWAHVAPALAETHTVVCPDLRGYGDSGKPRDVAAYSFREMARDQLALMSHLGHDRFAVAGHDRGARVAHRLALDAPDAVTSLCLMDIVPTHTLLTELRMDVAQTYYHWFFLAQPGALIEDMIAADPDAYYQSCLTGWGSAALDDFAPDQLATYQRSWRNRDTIRGMCNDYRAAIAHDVTDDAADLDARIACPTLILYGRDGAMARHYDVPATWEPKCADMRSGTVEGGHFFIDTAPEATIAALRRFFD, translated from the coding sequence GTGCCCATCCCCGGCTTTCGCCACGCGACCGCGCAACTCAACGGCACCCGGATCGCCTACAGCATCGGCGGCTCCGGCCCGCCGCTGCTGCTCTTGCACGGTTTCCCGCAGACCCGCGCGCTCTGGGCCCACGTGGCCCCGGCACTGGCCGAGACGCACACCGTGGTCTGCCCCGACCTGCGCGGCTATGGCGACAGCGGAAAACCCCGGGATGTCGCCGCCTACAGCTTTCGCGAAATGGCCCGCGACCAACTGGCGCTGATGTCCCACCTTGGCCACGACCGCTTCGCCGTCGCAGGCCATGATCGCGGGGCGCGCGTGGCGCACCGGCTCGCGCTCGACGCGCCCGACGCCGTGACCTCGCTATGCCTGATGGATATCGTCCCCACGCACACCCTTCTGACCGAATTGCGGATGGACGTGGCGCAGACCTATTACCACTGGTTCTTCCTTGCCCAGCCCGGCGCCCTGATCGAGGACATGATCGCTGCCGACCCGGACGCCTATTACCAGTCCTGCCTCACCGGCTGGGGCTCCGCCGCCCTCGATGATTTCGCCCCGGATCAACTGGCCACCTACCAGCGCAGCTGGCGCAACCGCGACACCATTCGCGGCATGTGCAACGATTACCGCGCCGCCATTGCCCATGACGTCACCGACGATGCCGCCGATCTCGACGCCCGCATCGCCTGCCCCACGCTGATCCTCTACGGTCGCGACGGGGCGATGGCCCGCCACTATGACGTGCCGGCCACGTGGGAGCCGAAATGCGCCGACATGCGCTCCGGTACGGTCGAAGGCGGCCATTTCTTCATCGACACGGCGCCCGAGGCGACCATCGCGGCGCTGCGCCGGTTCTTCGACTGA
- the lon gene encoding endopeptidase La: MQDPLNASYPVLPLRDIVVFPHMIVPLFVGREKSVRALEEVMQDDKQILLSSQIDPGEDDPNSDGIYTAGVLANVLQLLKLPDGTVKVLVEGVARVQITEYLENENFFEARAEYLAEMPGDAATIEALLRTVSDEFARYAKVKKNIPEEALAAVTEADDAAKLADLVSGHLGIEVAQKQELLETLSVSERLEKVYGLMQGEMSVLQVEKKIKTRVKSQMERTQREYYLNEQMKAIQKELGDGEDGEGEIAELEERIENTKLSKEAREKAEGELKKLKNMSPMSAEATVVRNYLDWMLSIPWGTKSRVKKDLSRAQDVLDHDHYGLEKVKERIVEYLAVQQRSKKLKGPIMCLVGPPGVGKTSLGKSVAKATGREFIRISLGGVRDESEIRGHRRTYIGSMPGKIIQSLKKAKTTNPLILLDEIDKMGQDFRGDPASAMLEVLDPEQNGTFVDHYLEVEYDLSNVMFLTTANSYNMPGPLLDRMEIIPLAGYTEDEKREIAKQHLLAKQIKNHGLKQKEFSLDDSALTAIIRHYTREAGVRNLEREISKVCRKALTKIIKKEAERVDVTGDNIDEFLGVKKFRYGLAEEKDQVGVVTGLAYTSVGGELLNIEALRLPGKGRMKTTGKLGDVMKESIDAASSYVRSISPQIGVKPPRFENWDIHVHVPEGATPKDGPSAGLAMVTSIVSVLTGIPVRKDIAMTGEVTLRGNALAIGGLKEKLLAALRGGIKTVLIPQENEKDLTEIPDNVKEGLEIIPVEHVSDVLRLALVKAPEPVEWDEAAEEAAAAEAARKSRDDGAGAVTH, from the coding sequence ATGCAAGATCCCCTTAACGCCTCTTACCCCGTGCTGCCGCTGCGCGATATCGTGGTGTTCCCGCACATGATCGTGCCGCTTTTCGTGGGACGCGAGAAATCCGTCCGGGCGCTGGAAGAGGTGATGCAGGACGACAAGCAGATTCTGCTGTCGAGCCAGATCGACCCGGGCGAGGACGACCCGAATTCGGACGGCATTTACACGGCCGGCGTGCTGGCCAACGTGCTGCAACTGCTGAAACTGCCCGACGGCACCGTGAAGGTGCTGGTCGAGGGCGTGGCGCGGGTGCAGATCACCGAGTACCTTGAGAACGAGAATTTCTTCGAGGCGCGGGCCGAGTACCTGGCCGAGATGCCGGGCGACGCCGCGACGATCGAGGCGCTGCTGCGGACCGTTTCGGACGAGTTCGCGCGCTATGCCAAGGTCAAGAAGAACATCCCCGAAGAGGCGCTGGCCGCCGTGACCGAGGCCGACGATGCCGCCAAGCTGGCCGACCTCGTTTCGGGGCACCTGGGCATTGAGGTGGCGCAAAAGCAGGAACTCTTGGAGACGCTGAGCGTCAGCGAGCGTCTGGAGAAGGTCTATGGCTTGATGCAGGGCGAGATGAGCGTGTTGCAGGTCGAGAAGAAGATCAAGACGCGCGTGAAGTCCCAGATGGAGCGCACGCAGCGCGAATATTACCTGAATGAGCAGATGAAGGCCATTCAGAAGGAGTTGGGCGATGGCGAGGACGGCGAAGGCGAGATTGCCGAGTTGGAAGAGCGCATCGAGAACACCAAGCTCAGCAAGGAAGCCCGCGAGAAGGCCGAGGGCGAGCTGAAGAAGCTCAAGAACATGAGCCCGATGAGTGCCGAGGCGACGGTCGTGCGCAACTATTTGGACTGGATGCTGTCGATTCCGTGGGGCACGAAATCCCGCGTGAAGAAGGATCTGAGCCGGGCGCAGGACGTGCTGGACCACGACCACTATGGCCTTGAGAAGGTCAAGGAGCGGATCGTCGAGTACCTCGCGGTGCAACAACGCTCGAAAAAGCTGAAAGGCCCGATCATGTGCCTTGTCGGCCCGCCGGGCGTGGGCAAGACCAGCTTGGGCAAATCCGTCGCCAAGGCGACGGGCCGCGAGTTCATCCGCATCAGCCTGGGCGGCGTGCGCGACGAGTCCGAGATCCGCGGTCACCGCCGGACCTATATCGGCTCGATGCCGGGCAAGATCATACAGTCGCTGAAGAAGGCGAAGACGACCAACCCGCTGATCCTGCTCGACGAGATCGACAAGATGGGTCAGGATTTCCGGGGCGACCCGGCGTCGGCCATGCTGGAGGTTCTGGACCCCGAGCAGAACGGGACGTTCGTGGACCACTACCTTGAGGTCGAGTACGACCTGTCGAACGTGATGTTCCTGACCACGGCGAACTCCTACAACATGCCGGGGCCGCTGCTGGACCGGATGGAGATCATTCCGCTGGCCGGCTACACCGAGGACGAAAAGCGCGAGATCGCCAAGCAGCACCTTCTGGCCAAGCAGATCAAGAACCACGGTCTGAAGCAGAAGGAGTTCAGCCTGGACGACTCTGCGCTGACGGCGATCATCCGGCATTACACCCGCGAGGCGGGCGTGCGGAACCTCGAACGCGAGATCAGCAAGGTCTGCCGCAAGGCGCTGACCAAGATCATCAAGAAAGAGGCCGAGCGCGTCGACGTGACCGGCGACAATATCGACGAGTTCCTGGGCGTGAAGAAGTTCCGCTATGGGCTTGCCGAGGAGAAGGACCAGGTGGGTGTCGTCACCGGGCTGGCCTATACGTCGGTGGGCGGCGAATTGCTGAACATCGAGGCGCTGCGCCTGCCGGGCAAGGGCCGGATGAAGACCACCGGCAAGCTGGGCGACGTGATGAAGGAATCGATCGATGCGGCCTCAAGCTATGTCCGGTCGATCAGTCCGCAGATCGGGGTGAAACCGCCGCGGTTCGAGAACTGGGACATCCACGTGCACGTGCCCGAGGGCGCCACGCCCAAGGATGGCCCCAGCGCGGGCCTGGCGATGGTGACGTCGATCGTGTCGGTGCTGACCGGGATCCCGGTGCGCAAGGACATCGCCATGACAGGCGAGGTCACGCTGCGCGGCAATGCGCTGGCCATCGGCGGGCTGAAGGAGAAGCTGCTGGCGGCCCTGCGCGGCGGGATCAAGACGGTTCTGATCCCGCAGGAAAACGAGAAGGACCTGACCGAAATCCCCGACAACGTGAAGGAGGGGCTGGAGATCATCCCGGTCGAACATGTCAGCGATGTGTTGCGGCTGGCGCTGGTCAAGGCGCCCGAGCCAGTCGAATGGGACGAAGCCGCCGAGGAGGCGGCTGCCGCCGAGGCCGCGCGAAAGTCGCGGGATGACGGGGCAGGGGCGGTGACCCACTAG
- a CDS encoding mechanosensitive ion channel family protein: MTRPMHIIAASLRSLLAALLILVSGAVASLAQEPHFEIDLLNPGLPQPPESLDRDTPRSTVESLLAFFDKEEYGAAAHLLDLGDLPLEMQANRGADLARQLKMIIDRQVLIPWTDLSDRPDGWLDGAEEDPGAGRVRRSILLNMLELDKRPVPLRLNRVKPANGDAVWLISRQSVRDIPALYERFKPTELEMAMPPWARERGPFGMYIWEWLALPVITVVAFLLGYIAYRLVGWLGQFSSRRIVQACVRAFRLPATIMVISAVIGFTTNRLLVVTGPISVVVGPLVLLGYVIGFALAAVRVADEIFDRVSLNSPEELANPGNAHYRNMATMLSGFRKFVIILAVIAGAATLLSSVQVFNSLGYTLLAGAGAITIVLGFAAREVLGNLLAAVQIALNRSARIGDQIIFEDRFCTVERIHFTYVQLAIWTGNRFIVPVSHFVKHPFENLSAGDREMTRPIRLTFAQTADVSALRTAFFQIMDEIDDGTLGSKDDAGVWVEDQDIFGKKVLFALPTPDQSTFWDLETACRERLLTRAAELEQETGKPFLPQGPVQDYPGG, translated from the coding sequence GTGACCAGACCGATGCACATTATCGCCGCCTCGCTGCGCAGCCTCTTGGCGGCGCTCCTCATCCTCGTGTCCGGTGCGGTCGCGTCACTTGCGCAGGAGCCTCATTTCGAGATCGACCTGCTGAATCCCGGCCTGCCCCAGCCGCCTGAATCCCTCGACCGCGACACGCCCCGCTCGACCGTGGAATCCCTCCTCGCCTTTTTCGACAAGGAAGAGTACGGCGCCGCGGCCCACCTGCTGGACCTGGGCGATCTGCCGCTCGAAATGCAGGCCAACCGCGGTGCCGACCTCGCGCGGCAGCTGAAGATGATCATCGACCGCCAGGTCCTGATCCCCTGGACCGACCTGTCGGACCGTCCCGACGGCTGGCTCGACGGGGCCGAGGAAGACCCCGGCGCCGGCCGCGTGCGCCGCTCGATCCTGCTCAACATGCTGGAGCTGGACAAGCGCCCCGTGCCCCTGCGCCTCAACCGCGTGAAACCCGCGAACGGCGATGCGGTCTGGCTCATCTCGCGGCAGAGCGTGCGCGACATCCCCGCGCTTTACGAGCGCTTCAAGCCGACCGAGCTTGAAATGGCGATGCCCCCCTGGGCGCGCGAACGCGGCCCGTTCGGGATGTATATCTGGGAATGGCTGGCGCTGCCCGTCATCACCGTCGTCGCGTTCCTGCTGGGCTACATCGCCTATCGCCTCGTCGGCTGGCTGGGCCAGTTCTCCAGCCGGCGGATCGTGCAGGCCTGCGTCCGCGCCTTCCGCCTGCCCGCCACGATCATGGTGATTTCCGCCGTCATCGGCTTCACCACCAACCGCCTGCTGGTGGTCACCGGCCCGATCAGCGTCGTCGTCGGCCCCCTGGTCCTTCTGGGCTATGTCATCGGCTTCGCCCTGGCGGCCGTGCGCGTCGCCGACGAGATCTTCGACCGCGTCAGCCTCAACAGCCCCGAGGAACTCGCCAACCCGGGCAACGCGCATTATCGCAACATGGCCACCATGCTGTCGGGCTTCCGCAAGTTCGTCATCATCCTCGCCGTCATCGCCGGCGCCGCCACGCTGCTCAGTTCGGTGCAGGTCTTCAACTCGCTGGGCTACACCCTGCTGGCCGGGGCGGGTGCGATCACCATCGTACTGGGTTTTGCCGCCCGCGAGGTGCTGGGCAACCTCCTGGCCGCCGTGCAGATCGCGCTCAACCGCTCGGCCCGGATCGGCGACCAGATCATCTTCGAGGACCGCTTCTGCACCGTCGAGCGCATCCATTTCACCTATGTCCAGCTGGCGATCTGGACCGGCAACCGCTTCATCGTGCCGGTCAGCCACTTCGTCAAGCACCCGTTCGAGAACCTCTCCGCCGGCGACCGCGAGATGACCCGACCGATCCGCCTGACCTTCGCCCAGACCGCCGATGTATCCGCCCTGCGCACGGCGTTCTTTCAGATCATGGACGAGATCGACGACGGCACGCTGGGCTCCAAGGACGACGCCGGCGTCTGGGTCGAGGACCAGGACATCTTCGGCAAGAAGGTCCTCTTCGCCCTGCCCACCCCCGACCAGTCCACCTTCTGGGATCTCGAAACCGCCTGCCGCGAACGCCTGCTGACCCGCGCCGCCGAGCTTGAACAGGAAACCGGCAAGCCCTTCCTGCCGCAGGGTCCGGTGCAGGATTATCCCGGCGGCTGA
- a CDS encoding helix-turn-helix transcriptional regulator has product MLDFHDRLKTYIKGSSYDYKGLSLEIGQGERYISNLLSSKSDPGYSSVVKICSALGITPNQIAGLNDQITLAGGEIDNRIVTAQAERILTSVTREAHRKLSQRGARPLLDDVLTWWHQQGGVLTNFDTLSEHVDLYLAPDEHSRLPEPYKIGHQSLAAQSFGIQTAEHLRYLFTTFDDKLCESVRLAHVEATRGEPKLTIEEIDVMLPGHSFPLRFTYKRLLLPVRDGEGNKYVLNYSQALE; this is encoded by the coding sequence GTGCTGGATTTCCATGATCGCCTGAAGACCTACATCAAGGGCTCGTCCTACGATTACAAAGGCCTGTCTCTCGAGATCGGACAGGGCGAGCGTTATATTTCCAACCTCCTGTCCTCGAAAAGTGACCCGGGCTATTCCAGCGTGGTCAAGATCTGCTCCGCCCTCGGCATCACGCCGAACCAGATCGCCGGTCTCAACGACCAGATCACCCTGGCCGGCGGCGAGATCGACAACCGCATCGTCACGGCCCAGGCCGAGCGGATCCTGACCTCCGTCACCCGCGAGGCGCATCGCAAGCTGTCGCAACGCGGCGCCCGCCCCCTTCTGGACGACGTGCTGACCTGGTGGCACCAGCAGGGGGGCGTTCTGACCAATTTCGACACGCTCAGCGAACATGTCGATCTCTACCTTGCGCCGGACGAGCACTCGCGCCTGCCCGAACCCTACAAGATCGGCCACCAGAGCCTTGCCGCGCAAAGCTTCGGCATCCAGACGGCCGAGCACCTGCGCTATCTCTTCACCACCTTCGATGACAAGCTGTGCGAAAGCGTCCGGCTGGCCCATGTCGAGGCCACGCGCGGCGAACCCAAGCTGACGATCGAGGAAATCGACGTCATGCTGCCCGGCCACAGCTTTCCGCTGCGCTTCACCTACAAGCGGCTTTTGCTGCCGGTGCGTGATGGCGAAGGCAACAAGTACGTGCTGAACTACTCACAAGCTCTCGAGTGA
- a CDS encoding HU family DNA-binding protein, producing the protein MASRSTTSPKSKAAATAPAAPAKADLDVVTETTAAEIVSTELKKQELLQLVADRADLNKNKVKPVVEAMLEVLGEALAEGRELNLKPLGKVKINRQKEVGNARVTVAKIRQSKDDDTSGNG; encoded by the coding sequence ATGGCATCGCGCAGTACGACAAGCCCGAAATCCAAGGCCGCGGCCACGGCGCCCGCCGCCCCGGCCAAGGCGGATCTGGACGTGGTCACGGAGACGACCGCGGCGGAGATCGTTTCGACCGAACTCAAGAAGCAGGAGCTGCTTCAGCTGGTGGCGGACCGTGCCGATCTGAACAAGAACAAGGTGAAGCCGGTGGTCGAGGCCATGCTGGAAGTACTGGGCGAGGCGTTGGCCGAAGGGCGCGAACTGAACCTCAAGCCGCTGGGCAAGGTGAAGATCAACCGCCAGAAAGAGGTCGGCAACGCGCGGGTCACCGTGGCGAAGATCCGGCAATCGAAGGACGACGACACCAGCGGCAACGGCTAG